In Papio anubis isolate 15944 chromosome 20, Panubis1.0, whole genome shotgun sequence, the genomic window CATGTCTATCCTAGGCACCACCTGTAATCTACTATGTCCCAGACTTCATCTCCAAAGAAGAGGAGGAGTATTTGCTTCGACAGGTGACCTCAGTGCCCTTCTGGTCTGTTTTCCCACTCTTCCCATATTCCTCCCCAATGCCCATCCTCTGTATGAGAGCccacaaggctgcagtgaagacCCTGACAAAAGGAACAAGGAAGTTACAGAGCTCATACTGCCTCTACTGAGATAGCCCAATCCTGCTAGCTTAGAGAATAGGGGGTTATAAACATAGGCTGAGATAGCCCAGTTCAGATCATTGAGATTGGGGAGTAAAGAATTTACTGTTCAGATTTCTGTGCGGAGATAGCCCAGTAAACTCTTTCCTGTGCTAAAATAGCTCAGCATAGACCCAGAGCCTTAGGAATAAGGTTACCAAACACAGACCATCTAGGCTGAGATGGCCCAGTCTGCATTCTGTTCTCAAGGTCTGGGGAAAGAAGAATTTACAAAGCTCAGAGTCCCTGCCCTTTGCAGCCCCAGAGCCTAAGTTACAAAGCACAGATCTTCCCTGTGTTGGAGTAACCCACTGATCTTGAGTCCAGGAAAAAAATTAGCTACAGAacacagacttctttttttttttttttttttgagacggagtctcactgtgtctcccaggctggagtgcagtggcgcgatctcggctcactgcaagctccgccccccgggttcacgccattctcccgcctcagcctcccaagtagctgggactacaggcgcccgctaccgcgcccggctagttttttgtatttttagtagagacggggtttcaccatgttagccaggatagtctcgatctcctgaccttgtgatccacccgcctcggcctcccaaagtgctgggattacaggcttgagccaccgcgcccggccagaacacAGACTTCTTTTGCTGAGATAGCCCATTCCAGACCTTTGCGTTCTTGGCATTGAAAAATCTACATATTATAGAATTCCTGGGCTGAAATAGCCCAGTACAGCTCCATAACCATGAAGGGAATGAGTAGATTATCAACTAGAGCATAGACTTGTTGGACTGAGATAGCCCATTCTAGACCATTAGGATCTTGGCAGTGGAAGATTTTCAAAGTACTTTCTTTGCTGTGCTGAGATAGCCCAGCTTTGCATATTCCCTTCCCCAGGCAATAGGAACAAGGAGGCTGCAGAACTCAAACTGTCCTCAGAGAGCCCAGGAAtcaggaatttttgtttgtttgttttttgagacaatcttgctctgtcgcccaggctggactgcagtggtgtaatctcaattcactgtagcctccacctcctgggttcagccaattcttgtgtctcagtctcctgagtagcttggattgcaggcgtgtgtcaccacactgcctcccaggttcaagcaattctcctgcctcagcctcccaagtagctgggattacaggtgcgtgccaccatgcccagctaaattttgtatttctttttttttttgagacggagtctcgctcttttgcccaggctagagtgcagtggcgcgatctgggctcactgcaagctctgcctcccgggttcacgccattctcctgcctcagcctcccgagtagctgggactacaggcgcccgccacctcacccggctagttttttgtattctttttagtagagacggggtttcactgtgttagccaggaaggtctcgatctcctgacctcgtgatccgcccatcttggcctcccaaagtgctgggattacaggcttgagccaccgcgcccagcctaaattttgtatttttagtagagacggggtttccccatgttggccaggctagtctcgaactcctgacctcaagtgatctgcccgtctcggcctcccaaagtgctgggattacaggcgtgagccaccgggttTGGCATGGAATCAGGAAATTAGAATGCAGACTATTGGCTGGGCTGAAAAAGCCCTGTCCAGCCCCAGCACTCTGAGTAGATTGTGAGACCCACAACTCTCAGACCATGGTTGTGCAGCCCTGATTGCTACATCCTGGTAGACATGGATGGGCTTTGAGGCCAAAGGCATTCCCAGGAAAGAAGGCAAATCACAAAATCCTAGGAACCCACCGCCCCAGGAAATGGTCCCACAGACACTGAGATGACCCATTTCCACCCCAGAGGTAAAGGCCCTTATGTTGACCTAGGTGGGAGAATCATAGAGGGGTGATCCTAAGAAAGGAGTGACCCCCTTCCCACCTCCTAGGTTTTTAATGCCCCAAAGCCAAAGTGGACCCAGCTCTCTGGGAGAAAGTTACAGAACTGGGGTAAGTATCCCTGGCTTGGGGCATGAGTGATTCTGGGATGTAGGCTGGGGCAGGGGACTCAGGTCCAATAGACTTAAGACATCAGAGGGCCCCTGACAGCTCAAGGAGCCCCAAGAGCCAGGAGGATTTTAAAGGGGTCAGTGGAGGTCCTGAGGGATTAGCGATTTCCTGATGAGTTGGGAGTATCTGAAAGGGGCCCATGGTCTGGAGAAGTGAGTAAACCTCTGAAGGACCCAGTGGCTATCTCCAAAGGGTCAGGGGTCCCTGAGGGGATCAGGGTGCTTCCAGCCATTGTGGAATCCCTAATGGGGGATCTGTTGCTATGGGGGAGCCCTCAGGACCCCATTGCCTTCCCCAGGTGGGCTTCCCCATCCCCGGGGGATGGTTCCTGAGCGGCTGCCCCCATGGCTCCAGCGCTACGTGGACAAAGTGTCTGACCTCAGCCTCTTTGGAGGCCTCCCAGCTAACCATGTCCTTGTGAACCAGTATCTGCCTGGGGAGGGCATCATGGTAACCATACACCCTCGGCCCGTGTCCCCCCACTCAGACTTCTGAGCCATGCTGGGGCAGAGGACCCTGTACCCACCCTCACTCATTAGGCAGCCACATCTCCCAAGCAGGCATTCACCTGCCTGTCCCTGGCTTGGGAGGGACAAGCCCTCGTGGGGCTTGGGAGCCCCGCGTTGACCCAGAGGGTGGGGGTTGTGGACTCCTGCCCTGCCAGCCCTGGTGCCCACTCCCCAGCCCCACGAGGACGGACCACTGTACTACCCGACTGTCAGCACCATCAGCCTGGGCTCCCACACTGTGCTGGACTTCTACGAGCCGCGGCGGCCGGAGGATGATGACCCTACAGAAGAGGTGGGCCCCCAGACACTGCCCCAACCGCTTGTAGGCACTTCAAGAACTAAATTCCAAGATGACCTGGTCCCACGTGCCTTTGGGGTACTCCTGGCACTCTCCCAGATACCTTCCCTTGTACCCTCATGGGGTGTACCCTCATGGGGTATACCCACTTCCTCCCAGACACCCAGCCCATCTGCTTACAGGGTGCCCCACGTGCCATGATTTCCACAGGCTCCCCGATGCCCCCACCTGCTGAGTGGATGCCCCTGACTCCCTAGCAGACACTGATATCCTCAGATACCCCACCGCCATTAACTCAGGGGGGCCTCACCTCCTCCCAGATGCCCTATCTGCCCCTGCTTAGGGTGCCCCAGATGTCCTGCTACTCTAGGAATGTGATTTGGGGTGCAGGACACCCCCAGATTCTCCTTGGCCCCTGACACATGATTTCTCTGAGTGATGCATTTCTAGCACCCCAGTGTTTACAGAAACGCCCCTGAACACCCTGACCCACTCCTTCTTGGGGCTTGCCCTCAAGCCCTGCATGCTCCTGGATGCTCTGATACTCCCTCAGCTGTGCAGTTGTCCTCTCATGTCCTGATATCCTTGGGGACCCCCACTGCCTCTAACCTCTGCCTCACTCTGTCCTCACCTGGTCCTGGCTTCAGCCATGCTCTCTCAGCCCAGCTCTGCCTGCATTTCCTGGGGACTGCTGATTTCTgggtcccagccccagccccagccccaccccttgGAGATCCCAGCTGCAGCTCCCATGGTCCGCTGACCCTTTGACGCCCCCATCTGCCGCCTAGATCCTGCCCCCTCCCGAGGGACTGCAGAGCCCTCGCCCTCCCTTCCTGgcagccccagcccaggccccagCAATTTTCACTCCTGAACCACCAAAGCCTCCATCATTGTGAGCGCACTTGCTCTTCAGCCTTTGCTGGGGACTCGCTGACCCCCGGAGCCTGCCGACCTCTCGCCCACCCCCCGACTTCTTGAGCCCCGCTGACCCTCAACCCAccctgcagcctcggcctccgcCCCGGCCCACCACCTCGCTACTGCTGGAACCGCGCAGCCTGCTGGTGCTCCGCGGCCCCGCCTACACGCGCCTCCTCCACGGCATCGCCGCGGCCCGCGAAGACGCGCTGGACGCCGCCTCCCCGCCGCCCAATGCGGCCGCCTGCCCGTCGGCGCGGCCCGGAGCCTGCCTGGTGCGCGGCACCCGGGTCTCGCTGACCATCCGCCGCGTGCCCCGCGTGCTGCGCGCCGGCCTTCTCTTGGGCAAGTGACCGCCAGGGCCGGGACCCCTCGGATTCCCGGGTTCCTGCCCTCTTGGGGCTGCTGTGACTCTGCGACCTTGGAACCGTGGGCAGAGGGGGCTCCCCTGGTTTGTTTATTTTCCCAGTAATTTTGTGTGAGCTACAGAAGACCCcataccaaataaacaaaaaatctttccttggtcttagatttttattttttagggagCCAGATGTTTGGGTTCCTGAGGGGCGCGGCATCTAGGGTCTTAAACGAATGGGGTAGGCCCCAGAGGTCAGATGTCTGGGTCCCCAGTGGGGCAGAATCCATGGCTCTtgaggaggtgggggaagggtTCTATCTGGAACCCTCTTGGATGGCCTGGAGTGATGCTGGGAGATTTAGCTACTGGCCTGCTAGGGAGGAAGGAGTTAAGTGGCTCTTCTGTCACCTGAGCTGGGCATCAAATGGCCGGGTCCAGGTTCCTCTTGGAAGGGGCGGAGCCAGACCTGTCCTGGGCCTCTCCTGCAGCCTCAGGCCCCTGTGACTACAGCGTAGGAGCTCTGGGACACCCTTGTCTAGGGAAGAGGTCTTACTGGCTGCCCTCACCTGACTTTGTGTCCCCAGGCCCCCAGCCATGGCCCTGTCCCTGCCTCTGGGCCCTAGACTTGGCTCAGAGCCCTTCAACCACCCCCCGGGAGCACCTAGGGAGCCGGACATTGTTGGATGCACCGTCTGCCCCGCATCCGGAGAGGAGAGCACGAGGTGGGGGCCTGGGCTTTGGAAGCTTGTTTCCAAGAGggtaggcgtggtggcaggggccatATGAGGGTAGGAGGTGCCATGGCTGTGATCACCTGGGGACACAGGAGAGGCCGCCGGGGTTGGGGTGAGGGCAGGCTGAAAAGTGAGGTGTTGGGGTTGGGGTGAGGGTAGGCTGAAAAGTGAGGTGTCGAGACTCACCCAGTCACCGCCCCCTGCCTCCTAGCCCAGAGCAGGCCCAGACCCTGAGGCAGGACTCCTTGGACCCTCCTGAGCACTTCCAGGGTGGGCCAGGGGGCAATGAGCCTGCTGCTCAGCCCCCCAGATGGTCAACACCCTCTTCCTACAAGGACCCAGCTGGGGGCAAACACTGTGAGGTGAGCTGAGGTGACCCAGACCCCTTACGCCAGCCCTACCTCCTCTCTGTCCTCCGGAGTCTGGCCTCCACAGTGAGGACTGGGTGATGATTCTGGAAAGGTGTTGGGTGTCTGTAGGGGGAGGGACCCTCTGGAAGTGTTTCAATATCTGACCAACCAGGGAGacgtattttctttgtttttttcttttttgagatggagcctctctgtcgcctaggctggaatgcagtggtgagatctctgctcactgcaacctctgcctcccaggtcccactgattctcctgcctcagccacccaag contains:
- the ALKBH6 gene encoding alpha-ketoglutarate-dependent dioxygenase alkB homolog 6 isoform X1 produces the protein MAGRGMGMLNLEIGGDAGGRIRCKELVVMEEQDARVPALEPFRVEQAPPVIYYVPDFISKEEEEYLLRQVFNAPKPKWTQLSGRKLQNWGGLPHPRGMVPERLPPWLQRYVDKVSDLSLFGGLPANHVLVNQYLPGEGIMPHEDGPLYYPTVSTISLGSHTVLDFYEPRRPEDDDPTEEPRPPPRPTTSLLLEPRSLLVLRGPAYTRLLHGIAAAREDALDAASPPPNAAACPSARPGACLVRGTRVSLTIRRVPRVLRAGLLLGK
- the ALKBH6 gene encoding alpha-ketoglutarate-dependent dioxygenase alkB homolog 6 isoform X3, producing MEEQDARVPALEPFRVEQAPPVIYYVPDFISKEEEEYLLRQVFNAPKPKWTQLSGRKLQNWGGLPHPRGMVPERLPPWLQRYVDKVSDLSLFGGLPANHVLVNQYLPGEGIMPHEDGPLYYPTVSTISLGSHTVLDFYEPRRPEDDDPTEEPRPPPRPTTSLLLEPRSLLVLRGPAYTRLLHGIAAAREDALDAASPPPNAAACPSARPGACLVRGTRVSLTIRRVPRVLRAGLLLGK
- the ALKBH6 gene encoding alpha-ketoglutarate-dependent dioxygenase alkB homolog 6 isoform X2 gives rise to the protein MLKTQLLETKIRCKELVVMEEQDARVPALEPFRVEQAPPVIYYVPDFISKEEEEYLLRQVFNAPKPKWTQLSGRKLQNWGGLPHPRGMVPERLPPWLQRYVDKVSDLSLFGGLPANHVLVNQYLPGEGIMPHEDGPLYYPTVSTISLGSHTVLDFYEPRRPEDDDPTEEPRPPPRPTTSLLLEPRSLLVLRGPAYTRLLHGIAAAREDALDAASPPPNAAACPSARPGACLVRGTRVSLTIRRVPRVLRAGLLLGK
- the ALKBH6 gene encoding alpha-ketoglutarate-dependent dioxygenase alkB homolog 6 isoform X4 — its product is MAGRGMGMLNLEIGGDAGGRIRCKELVVMEEQDARVPALEPFRVEQAPPVIYYVPDFISKEEEEYLLRQVTSVPFWFLMPQSQSGPSSLGESYRTGPHEDGPLYYPTVSTISLGSHTVLDFYEPRRPEDDDPTEEPRPPPRPTTSLLLEPRSLLVLRGPAYTRLLHGIAAAREDALDAASPPPNAAACPSARPGACLVRGTRVSLTIRRVPRVLRAGLLLGK